The proteins below come from a single Dasypus novemcinctus isolate mDasNov1 chromosome 22, mDasNov1.1.hap2, whole genome shotgun sequence genomic window:
- the H2BC4 gene encoding histone H2B type 1-C/E/F/G/I, whose amino-acid sequence MPEPAKSAPAPKKGSKKAVTKAQKKDGKKRKRSRKESYSVYVYKVLKQVHPDTGISSKAMGIMNSFVNDIFERIAGEASRLAHYNKRSTITSREIQTAVRLLLPGELAKHAVSEGTKAVTKYTSSK is encoded by the coding sequence ATGCCGGAACCAGCGAAGTCGGCGCCCGCTCCGAAGAAGGGCTCCAAGAAGGCGGTGACCAAGGCGCAGAAGAAGGACGGCAAGAAGCGCAAGCGCAGCCGCAAGGAGAGCTACTCGGTCTATGTCTACAAAGTGCTCAAGCAGGTACACCCTGACACCGGCATCTCGTCCAAGGCCATGGGCATCATGAACTCCTTCGTCAACGACATCTTCGAGCGCATCGCGGGCGAGGCGTCGCGCCTGGCGCATTACAACAAGCGCTCGACCATCACGTCGCGGGAGATCCAGACGGCCGTGCGCCTGCTGCTGCCCGGGGAGCTGGCCAAGCACGCCGTGTCCGAGGGCACCAAGGCCGTCACCAAGTACACCAGCTCCAAGTAG
- the H2AC6 gene encoding histone H2A type 1-C translates to MSGRGKQGGKARAKAKSRSSRAGLQFPVGRVHRLLRKGNYAERVGAGAPVYLAAVLEYLTAEILELAGNAARDNKKTRIIPRHLQLAIRNDEELNKLLGRVTIAQGGVLPNIQAVLLPKKTESHHKAKGK, encoded by the coding sequence ATGTCTGGACGGGGCAAGCAAGGAGGCAAGGCGCGCGCCAAGGCCAAATCTCGCTCGTCGCGGGCCGGCCTGCAGTTCCCCGTGGGCCGCGTGCACCGCCTGCTGCGCAAGGGCAACTACGCCGAGCGGGTCGGCGCCGGCGCCCCGGTCTACCTGGCCGCCGTGCTCGAGTACCTCACGGCCGAGATCCTGGAGCTGGCGGGCAACGCGGCCCGCGACAACAAGAAGACGCGCATCATCCCGCGCCACCTGCAGCTGGCCATCCGCAACGACGAGGAGCTCAACAAGCTGCTGGGCCGCGTGACCATCGCGCAGGGCGGCGTGCTGCCCAACATCCAGGCCGTGCTGCTGCCCAAGAAGACCGAGAGCCACCACAAGGCCAAGGGCAAGTGA
- the H1-4 gene encoding histone H1.4, whose amino-acid sequence MSETAPAAPAAPAPAEKTPVKKKARKSAGAAKRKASGPPVSELITKAVAASKERSGVSLAALKKALAAAGYDVEKNNSRIKLGLKSLVSKGTLVQTKGTGASGSFKLSKKAPGEAKPKAKKGGAAKAKKPAGAAKKPKKATGAATPKKSVKKTPKKAKKPAAAAGAKKAAKSPKKAKAAKPKKAAKSPAKTKAVKPKAAKPKAAKPKAAKPKKAAAKKK is encoded by the coding sequence ATGTCCGAGAccgcgcccgccgcgcccgccgccccggCCCCTGCCGAGAAGACGCCCGTGAAGAAGAAGGCCCGCAAGTCCGCGGGCGCCGCCAAGCGCAAGGCGTCCGGGCCGCCCGTGTCCGAGCTCATCACCAAGGCCGTGGCCGCCTCCAAGGAGCGCAGCGGCGTGTCCCTGGCGGCGCTCAAGAAGGCGCTGGCGGCCGCCGGCTACGACGTGGAGAAGAACAACAGCCGCATCAAGCTGGGCCTCAAGAGCCTGGTGAGCAAGGGCACGCTGGTGCAGACCAAGGGCACCGGCGCCTCCGGCTCCTTCAAGCTCAGCAAGAAGGCGCCCGGGGAGGCCAAGCCCAAGGCCAAGAAGGGCGGCGCGGCCAAGGCCAAGAAGCCCGCCGGGGCGGCCAAGAAGCCCAAGAAGGCGACGGGGGCGGCCACCCCCAAGAAGAGCGTCAAGAAGACCCCGAAAAAGGCCAAGAAGCCGGCGGCCGCGGCTGGAGCCAAGAAGGCAGCCAAGAGCCCAAAAAAGGCGAAAGCTGCCAAGCCCAAGAAGGCGGCCAAGAGTCCAGCGAAGACCAAAGCGGTGAAGCCCAAAGCGGCGAAGCCCAAAGCCGCCAAACCCAAGGCAGCCAAGCCAAAGAAGGCGGCGGCCAAGAAGAAATAG
- the LOC101434750 gene encoding histone H2B type 1-C/E/F/G/I-like isoform X1 — MPEPAKSAPAPKKGSKKAVTKAQKKDGKKRKRSRKESYAVYVYKVLKQVHPDTGISSKAMGIMNSFVNDIFERIAGEASRLAHYNKRSTITSREIQTAVRLLLPGELAKHAVSEGTKAVTKYTSSKLRDFD, encoded by the exons ATGCCTGAGCCGGCCAAGTCCGCTCCCGCCCCGAAGAAGGGCTCCAAGAAGGCGGTGACCAAGGCGCAGAAGAAGGACGGCAAGAAGCGCAAGCGCAGCCGCAAGGAGAGCTACGCCGTCTACGTCTACAAGGTGCTCAAGCAGGTGCACCCCGACACCGGCATCTCGTCCAAGGCCATGGGCATCATGAACTCCTTCGTCAACGACATCTTCGAGCGCATCGCGGGCGAGGCGTCGCGCCTGGCGCATTACAACAAGCGCTCGACCATCACGTCGCGGGAGATCCAGACGGCCGTGCGCCTGCTGCTGCCCGGGGAGCTGGCCAAGCACGCCGTGTCCGAGGGCACCAAGGCCGTCACCAAGTACACCAGCTCCAA GCTTCGTGATTTCGATTGA
- the LOC101434750 gene encoding histone H2B type 1-C/E/F/G/I-like isoform X2 — translation MPEPAKSAPAPKKGSKKAVTKAQKKDGKKRKRSRKESYAVYVYKVLKQVHPDTGISSKAMGIMNSFVNDIFERIAGEASRLAHYNKRSTITSREIQTAVRLLLPGELAKHAVSEGTKAVTKYTSSK, via the coding sequence ATGCCTGAGCCGGCCAAGTCCGCTCCCGCCCCGAAGAAGGGCTCCAAGAAGGCGGTGACCAAGGCGCAGAAGAAGGACGGCAAGAAGCGCAAGCGCAGCCGCAAGGAGAGCTACGCCGTCTACGTCTACAAGGTGCTCAAGCAGGTGCACCCCGACACCGGCATCTCGTCCAAGGCCATGGGCATCATGAACTCCTTCGTCAACGACATCTTCGAGCGCATCGCGGGCGAGGCGTCGCGCCTGGCGCATTACAACAAGCGCTCGACCATCACGTCGCGGGAGATCCAGACGGCCGTGCGCCTGCTGCTGCCCGGGGAGCTGGCCAAGCACGCCGTGTCCGAGGGCACCAAGGCCGTCACCAAGTACACCAGCTCCAAGTAG